TTTTTTATTGAATTCTTAAAACCTAATGTGTTTTATGTTTTTGGTTTAAGCTCAATTCAAATATTATGTTTAATTTGTTTGCTGTATTACAGAACCACTATTTTTAGCCTAAAAGTGAACAAAAAGGTGCGTTAGGGATTGCAACGGAAAGCCCACAGCCTGACGAAGGAAGTGCGAGGACTTGCAGTGTAAAGCCCGACCCTTTTCGGGTAACGCCCAAATATTTATTATAAAACAAAGAAAATGCCTGTTAGAAAATATACGTATTACGATTTTACTTTAAGTTTATGTCCCGAGTGTTTAAAACGTGTGGATGCTAAAATTGTATTCGAAAATGGTAATGTTTATATGCTTAAGCGTTGCAAGGAACACGGGAATTCTAAGGTGTTAATTGCCGACGATATTGAGTATTACAAAAATATACGGAATTACAATAAACCTAGTGAAACGCCTTATGTTTTTAACACCAAAACCGATTATGGTTGCCCCTACGATTGTGGGTTGTGCCCAGACCATGAGCAGCATAGTTGCTTAACAGTTGTGGAGGTTACAGATCGCTGTAATTTAACGTGCCCAACTTGTTATGCAGGCTCGTCGCCAACCTATGGAAGACATAGAACTTTAGACGAGGTGAAGGCCATGCTGGACACTATTGTGCGCAATGAAAAGGAGCCTGATGTGGTGCAAATTTCGGGTGGAGAACCCACTATACATCCACAGTTTTGGGAGATTATGGATTATGCAAAATCGTTACCAATTAGGCATTTAATGCTGAATACTAACGGTATAAAAATTGCTAAGGATATCGCTTTCGCGGAACGGTTAAAAACCTATGCACCCGATTTTGAGATTTATTTACAATTCGACTCTTTTGAGAATAGCGTTTTGCAGGAATTACGTGGCGCAGATTTAAACCATATTAGAGCGCAGGCTATTGCTAATTTAAACGCTGTAAACCTATCGACCACATTGGTTGTTACGTTACAAAAAGGATTGAACGACCATGAAATTGGAAAAATTATAGAGTATGCTTTAAAGCAAAAATGTATTCGTGGTGTAACGTTGCAACCTACGCAAATTGCTGGCCGATTGGAGAATTTTAATCCGGAAACGGATAGAATGACTTTAACGGAAGTGAGAAGAAAAATAATGGAACAAACTGATATTTTTAATCCGGACGATTTATTGCCTGTGCCTTGCAATCCAGATGCTTTAGTGATGGGTTATGCTTTGAAATTGGGTGAAGAAGTTTTTCCGTTAACCCGATATATAAATCCGAACGATTTGCTAGACAATAGTAAAAACACCATTATTTATGAGCAAGATGCACAACTACAAGGTAAAATGGTTGAACTCTTTAGCACCGGAAACTCTGTTGAAGTTGCCGAAGAAAACTTAAAATCTATTATGTGCTGTTTACCTAATATTGATGCGCCAAATTTGGGTTATGATAATTTGTTTCGGGTAATCATTATGCAGTTTATTGATGCTTATAATTTTGATGTACGTGCCATAAAAAAATCGTGTGTGCATATTGTGGATAAAGACAATAAAATTATACCTTTTGAAACCATGAATTTGTTTTATCGTGATGATAAAAAAGCCAGATTAGAAGAACTTAGAAAAGAAATATTATGATGTTTTTAGAAGTAGGAAATTTAGATGGTTTAATATATCTTATTCTAGCCATTATGTTTGGCCCAGCAATTTTCCTGGCTATTATTGGCTTTATCGTGTTTAAAAAACATAAAAAAGCAGCTAAAATTCTTTTCATTTTAGCCGCCGTTTATTGTATTGTTAGTTTAGGAATTTGCGGGAGTATGATGGCTTAGTTAAACATAAACTAACATTAAAAAACCACTCATTTACGAGTGGCTTTTTTTGACTAACTTAAAATAACTGGTACTAATACAGTTGCTATTGCAACAGGCTATAAACAAACTCAGGGTAACCACGCTCGCCATCAGCGTTGGTTAATGCTAAAAATTGTAATTTATATAGGTTTCCGTCGGTATCGTTTACCACATAAAATACATTGTCTTTTAAAGAAGGTAGAGATCCTGGGCCACCACCATTTCTCCAGCTACTACCAATACCGCGTTGGTCGTTATTAAAATTTGCGCTATTAACGTTTGCTAAAGTAAAATCGGCATAAGTAAGCGCATCTACCTCAGTATCCACCATATAAACTTGCGCATTTGCTTTTACATTATTTACAACAAAATCGGAATACCCGTAAGATCCATAACCTTCTATTTCATTAGTGAAAACGGTGAAATTTAAATCCCAATTTGTTTTTTCTGGTTCTACACTTACTATAGCTTCTGTATTAAAACTAAAGAATGTAAAGTTGTAATTAGAATCTTTAGAAATAGCTACTTCTTCATGAGTGGTAGCGTCTAAATCTGCATATTGCAAAACATAATCGTCTCCACTTTTTAAAACACGTATTTTTTTCCATCCTCTAGAATCTCCGGAAATAGAAACACTACCTGTAGCAGAAGTTTCTGTACCTACGGCGTTTCCTAAGTTTACTAAATACACTTTGTTATCTGTATCGGTAGTAGATATTTCTGAAATGGCAGTATTTGTAATTGCACCTTCTGGAGAATCTACATATATAATGTTTTCAGCTTGGTATGTCCCAACAGCCACTAAAGGTTGTAAATCTTGTACTTCGGTAGACGTTGAACTTACAGCATCAATGTCGGTTTCGTTTAATTCGGCTACAGCCATATAAATTGAACCATTTATAGCAACTCGAAATTCAGATCCGGAATAAAAACCTAAATCCCAAGAATCTCTTTGGATAGCTGTTGTTGCATTAGAACTTAAATCGATATAAACTTGGTTTTGCTCGTTTGGCCCACCAACTTCTGGAGATACCGCAGCACCTTCAATTACTATTTGTATAGGTTCAGTTGGTGTATCGTCACTACTACAACTCGAAAAAACAAGAGCTGAAATACATAAAATTAAAGTTGATAATTTGTTATTCATATTAAAGATATTTATTGGTTAAAAGTTAAGATTGTATAAAAGTTTTAAATAATAAGATCGGCCATAACCCAGTAATAACGAACTGTTAGTACCTGCATGAACAGCGCCACTAGAAGAGCCGCTAACTCTTACATCGGTTACATCGAGCAAGTTTCTACCTCCTAGAGTAGCTTGAATTTTATTGTTGAAAAAAGACTTTTTAATAGATGCATCTAACCACGAGTAAGCATTGGTTGTTGCTTTTTCGAATACGGAGTTTCCATCGTCATCGGTTCCAGAACCCACGTAATCTTTCTGTTCGCCGTTGTGTTTTAAAAGCAGAGTTAAGCCTGTATTCCATTTTTTAATGAAGTAATTCGCGCTTGTATTTATTTGATACGAATACAGAAAATCATTATTGGCATTTACTTCATTATTTGCAATTCGGGAAATACCCTGAAGCGTAGCGCCTAAATTGAAAGACCAATTATTGGTTTTAATTTTATTTTCCGAAGTTATTCCCCATAATTTATAAGCATCAATATTGATATACTGATACTGCAAAGGCGAAGTATTTACAACGGCTAAATCTATTTTATCATTAACATCAAGATAAGTGATTTTAAAAGTATTTATAAGCGAAACATCATCTATCCAGCTTCGTTTTTTAAGATTTATAGCCGCTGAAAATCCATTTTCAGGATTTAAATTTTCATTCCCTTGCACATCGTGATTAGAATCTACAAAATAGTAATACAACTCGCTAAAGCTTGGCGTACGGTACGATGTACCGATATTCCCTCGCAATTCAAAATCATGTTTCATTAAATAGCGCGTGCTAAAAGAACTTATTAATTTGGAATGAAATAGCGAATTGTACTCATATCGAATTCCTGGTCGAATTGAGAATTTTTCACTTAAGTTAAATTCCGAAGAGCCAAAAACAGCTGTATTATTTTGCTTTTGTTCCTTATCTAACTCAGTAACATCTCCAGAAGCTTCGGTATCAAAGCCTTTCATTAAGCGGCTTTCAAACCCTAATTGAAAGTTAAACACATCGCTTTTTACCAAATTACTCACCAAACCTTTTGCAAAAAACACATGACTAGACTGATAAGTTTCATCGGTTTCGTTTGTTCTTTCTTGGGTAAGTATGTAATAATTAAACTCGTTTAAATCGCGTGTTTGCTGTTGGTAAGAAAGCGACAGTCCATAATTTGCTCCGGATGTAAAATGTCCGTTAAGATTTAAATTATTTAAAAATCTATTGGTCGTGAAAATTTTATCAGTTGCCGACGGATTACTCGTTTGTGTTTCGGTATCAATATTGGCACGAACAGCAGCGTCGTAATAATTAATGACCTCATTAAAATATTCCGATTTATAAGATAAACTGAAGGATTTCTTCTTATAATTTAAAAATATATTAGAATTTATTTGTGTTTTTGGGAGCCAATCATACCCGCGTAAACCATCGTTTTGATAATGGTTTTCACCTAGTTGTGCATTATAAAATCCCGCAAACTGATTTCGGTTTATACCAACACGACCAAACCAATTGTCATTAATATTATGCGAAATATTTAAACCTTGAATATGCCTACCTTCATCAAACCAAGCATACTCATCGCTTACCGTTTCCTCTTGTAAAAATGCCTGAACACGCCAATTATTATCTATTGATGTTTTTGTGATAATGTTAATAACACCCGAAACAGCATTGGCTCCATACTCCACACCCATGGCGCCTTCCACAATTTCAATACGAGCAATATCATCTAAATTTATTTGAGTTAAATCGATATTATTACCCAAACCATTATCACTTACTAACGGAATATTATCAATCAAAACATTAAAATACTGAGCATCTAAACCAAAAAACGAAATGGTAGATTTTCCGCTTTTTGCATTAGGTATAACGGTTAAGTTTAGATTATAATTCAGTAAATCGGCTAAATTATTGGCTGCCTGATTTTCAATTTGTTCGCGGTTTATAACGATAACACTGTTAACCGATTTTCTTATGGATTGCGGGTTGTATTGCCCAGTCACCACAACTTCCTCTAAGTTATTCATGTCTTGAGCCGTTTGGTATTCTGTTTGAGAAAATCCGATGAGGCAAAAAAATATTAGAAAAAAGATTACAATATTGTTTTTATTTAGATTCATTCTATATAAATTTGCTGCAAATATATAAGTTATTTTAATTCAGTCTAAATAAGAACAATAAATTTTCAATTATTTTTTAATCCTAGATAACAAACGTTTCAAAATGAAAAAACTAGCACTATTAGCTTTAATTTCCTTAACAACATCCATAAATGGGTTTGCTCAAAACAAAAAAAAACAAGATGCCGCAGCTATTAAAAAGATGTGTGGTTGTTTTGAGGTAACTTTTAATTTTGCAGAAACTTTCAACTATAGTGAAGACTCGCTTTACAAACCATCGGAAACCAAAATTGATAAAGGTTTGGAATGGGCTCAATTGGTTGAAGATGACAAAAACAAAATTTCTATTCAGCACTTATTGCAAGTTGGCCCACCAAACAGCCCTTATATTGTGAAGCACTGGAGACAAGATTGGCTTTATGAAAACACCGATTTTTATATGTTTAATGGTGATAATACTTGGAATTTTGTTACTAAACCAAAGGCCGAAGTTAAAGGGCAATGGACGCAAAAAGTATATCAGGTAGATGATAGCCCACGTTACGAAGGTTCGGGAACTTGGGTACACGTAGACGGTAAAAATTACTGGGAAAATACTACCGATGCACCACTACCAAGACGAGAATACACAAAACGTAGCGATTACAATGTAACCACACGTGGCAACCGTCATGAAATAACAAGCACTGGTTGGGTACACGATCAAGATAACAGTAAAGTAATTCGTGAAGCTGGCAAAGCTGATGTGATTTTAGCTAAAGAAAAAGGATATAACACTTACGTGAAAGTAGCCGATAGCAAATGTAAAGCTGCTGCCGATTGGTGGACAGAAAACCAAGATAAATGGGCACTTGTTCGTAACAAATGGAATGCTGTTTATAACAGAAACACCAACCTTAGTTTGGAAGAAAAAGTAGACAACAAGCCACTTTACAAGTTTTTGTTTGATAACGAAAACTACAATACTTCAGAAAAAATTAATCCGGTAATAGAATCTTTTGTAAAATAATAAATATGAAACAATTAATAACAATTGCATTAATATTAGTATGCACTATCAATGCCTTTGCGCAGGACACAAACTTATTACGCGACAAAAAATTTTGGGCAAATAAACCCAGTTTAGAAAAAATAAAACAAACCATTAAGGAAGGTAATAGCCCGTCGGAATTAACTGCTTTTGGTTTTGATGCTGTAACAAGTTCTATCTTTGCTAAAGCCGATTTTAACATTACTAAATATTTATTAAGTTTTGAAGAAAATGGTGTTAACAAACTAACACACGATGGCAGAACCTACTTATTTTGGGCAGCTTACTCCGGAAATTTAGAGCTCGTAAATTACCTATTAAAAAACGGTGCGAAAACAGATGTTATTGATGATAAAGGAAGTTCTCCATTAATTTTCGCAGCTGCCGCAGGACAAACAAACACCAAAATATATGATGCTTTAATAGCTCACGGAGCTAACGTACTTACTGAAACAAGTAAAGATGGAGCCAATGCGCTTTTACTTCTAGTTCCTAAACTGTCAGATTTTGAACTTGTCAGCTATTTTGAAGCTAAAGGCATCGATTTAAAAAGTAAAGATAATTACGGAAATGGCGTATTTAATTACACGGCAAAATCGGGAAATATAGATATGCTTAAAAAGCTTGTCGCTAAAGGTATTGAATACAATACCATCAATAAAAACGGTGGAAATGCTTTTATTTTTGCTAGCCAAGGTGGTCGTGGCCATTCTAATGGTATTGAGGTTTACAACTATCTAGAAAGCTTAGGTATTGAAGCCAATGTTACTACTAAAAACGGGACAAACCCATTACATAACGTTGCTACAAACACTAAAGACATCAAGATTTTAGATTACTTTATAAAAAAAGGAGTCGATGTTAATAAGCAAGATGAAAACGGAAATACGCCATTTATAAAAGCAGCACAATCTAATAGTTTAGACATTGTAAAATATTTAGAGCCGCTTAATAAAGATATTAATTTATTAAACAAAAAAGGACAATCGGCTTTAACCCTTGCAGTAGAACGTAACAAGCCAGAAGTTGTATCTTTTTTATTAGCAAACAATGCCGATGCTAAAATTGTAGATAAAGAAGGCAACAATTTAGCTTACTATTTAGTAAACACGTACAGTAAAAGACAAAAAGCTGGTTTTAACGAAAAGGCAGAACTATTAAAAGCTAGTAAAGTAGATTTTACAGCTTCGCAAGCCGGTAATAATACCTTATACCAAATCGCGATAGAGAAACTAGATTTAGATTTACTAAAATTTTTAGAACCAATAAAAATCGACATCAATACTACTAATAAAGATGGCCTTTCAGTACTTCATATTGCAGCCATGAAAGCGAAAGATGCTTCAATTTTAAAATACCTAATTGAACAAGGTGCCGATAAAAATTCTGTAACAGAATTTGAGGAATCTGTTTTCGATTTAGCACAAGAAAACGAGATACTAAAAGCAAATGCAATCGATATTAACTTCTTAAAATAATACCCAATGAAAACAAAAACATACGCATACCTTACTATACTTG
The window above is part of the Algibacter sp. L3A6 genome. Proteins encoded here:
- a CDS encoding radical SAM protein codes for the protein MPVRKYTYYDFTLSLCPECLKRVDAKIVFENGNVYMLKRCKEHGNSKVLIADDIEYYKNIRNYNKPSETPYVFNTKTDYGCPYDCGLCPDHEQHSCLTVVEVTDRCNLTCPTCYAGSSPTYGRHRTLDEVKAMLDTIVRNEKEPDVVQISGGEPTIHPQFWEIMDYAKSLPIRHLMLNTNGIKIAKDIAFAERLKTYAPDFEIYLQFDSFENSVLQELRGADLNHIRAQAIANLNAVNLSTTLVVTLQKGLNDHEIGKIIEYALKQKCIRGVTLQPTQIAGRLENFNPETDRMTLTEVRRKIMEQTDIFNPDDLLPVPCNPDALVMGYALKLGEEVFPLTRYINPNDLLDNSKNTIIYEQDAQLQGKMVELFSTGNSVEVAEENLKSIMCCLPNIDAPNLGYDNLFRVIIMQFIDAYNFDVRAIKKSCVHIVDKDNKIIPFETMNLFYRDDKKARLEELRKEIL
- a CDS encoding TonB-dependent receptor plug domain-containing protein — its product is MNNLEEVVVTGQYNPQSIRKSVNSVIVINREQIENQAANNLADLLNYNLNLTVIPNAKSGKSTISFFGLDAQYFNVLIDNIPLVSDNGLGNNIDLTQINLDDIARIEIVEGAMGVEYGANAVSGVINIITKTSIDNNWRVQAFLQEETVSDEYAWFDEGRHIQGLNISHNINDNWFGRVGINRNQFAGFYNAQLGENHYQNDGLRGYDWLPKTQINSNIFLNYKKKSFSLSYKSEYFNEVINYYDAAVRANIDTETQTSNPSATDKIFTTNRFLNNLNLNGHFTSGANYGLSLSYQQQTRDLNEFNYYILTQERTNETDETYQSSHVFFAKGLVSNLVKSDVFNFQLGFESRLMKGFDTEASGDVTELDKEQKQNNTAVFGSSEFNLSEKFSIRPGIRYEYNSLFHSKLISSFSTRYLMKHDFELRGNIGTSYRTPSFSELYYYFVDSNHDVQGNENLNPENGFSAAINLKKRSWIDDVSLINTFKITYLDVNDKIDLAVVNTSPLQYQYINIDAYKLWGITSENKIKTNNWSFNLGATLQGISRIANNEVNANNDFLYSYQINTSANYFIKKWNTGLTLLLKHNGEQKDYVGSGTDDDGNSVFEKATTNAYSWLDASIKKSFFNNKIQATLGGRNLLDVTDVRVSGSSSGAVHAGTNSSLLLGYGRSYYLKLLYNLNF
- a CDS encoding ankyrin repeat domain-containing protein, which codes for MKQLITIALILVCTINAFAQDTNLLRDKKFWANKPSLEKIKQTIKEGNSPSELTAFGFDAVTSSIFAKADFNITKYLLSFEENGVNKLTHDGRTYLFWAAYSGNLELVNYLLKNGAKTDVIDDKGSSPLIFAAAAGQTNTKIYDALIAHGANVLTETSKDGANALLLLVPKLSDFELVSYFEAKGIDLKSKDNYGNGVFNYTAKSGNIDMLKKLVAKGIEYNTINKNGGNAFIFASQGGRGHSNGIEVYNYLESLGIEANVTTKNGTNPLHNVATNTKDIKILDYFIKKGVDVNKQDENGNTPFIKAAQSNSLDIVKYLEPLNKDINLLNKKGQSALTLAVERNKPEVVSFLLANNADAKIVDKEGNNLAYYLVNTYSKRQKAGFNEKAELLKASKVDFTASQAGNNTLYQIAIEKLDLDLLKFLEPIKIDINTTNKDGLSVLHIAAMKAKDASILKYLIEQGADKNSVTEFEESVFDLAQENEILKANAIDINFLK
- a CDS encoding DUF6607 family protein; this encodes MKKLALLALISLTTSINGFAQNKKKQDAAAIKKMCGCFEVTFNFAETFNYSEDSLYKPSETKIDKGLEWAQLVEDDKNKISIQHLLQVGPPNSPYIVKHWRQDWLYENTDFYMFNGDNTWNFVTKPKAEVKGQWTQKVYQVDDSPRYEGSGTWVHVDGKNYWENTTDAPLPRREYTKRSDYNVTTRGNRHEITSTGWVHDQDNSKVIREAGKADVILAKEKGYNTYVKVADSKCKAAADWWTENQDKWALVRNKWNAVYNRNTNLSLEEKVDNKPLYKFLFDNENYNTSEKINPVIESFVK
- a CDS encoding HmuY family protein; translation: MNNKLSTLILCISALVFSSCSSDDTPTEPIQIVIEGAAVSPEVGGPNEQNQVYIDLSSNATTAIQRDSWDLGFYSGSEFRVAINGSIYMAVAELNETDIDAVSSTSTEVQDLQPLVAVGTYQAENIIYVDSPEGAITNTAISEISTTDTDNKVYLVNLGNAVGTETSATGSVSISGDSRGWKKIRVLKSGDDYVLQYADLDATTHEEVAISKDSNYNFTFFSFNTEAIVSVEPEKTNWDLNFTVFTNEIEGYGSYGYSDFVVNNVKANAQVYMVDTEVDALTYADFTLANVNSANFNNDQRGIGSSWRNGGGPGSLPSLKDNVFYVVNDTDGNLYKLQFLALTNADGERGYPEFVYSLLQ